From the Streptomyces sp. Tu 2975 genome, one window contains:
- a CDS encoding MFS transporter codes for MPLALLALAVSAFGIGTTEFVMMGLLPNVAEDLGTSVPTAGHLVSAYAIGVVIGAPLLTGLGSRVPRKRMLLLLMALFTVGNLASALAPGFGTLLAGRVLAGLPHGAFFGVGAVVAARLVREHRQARAVATMFLGLTVANIVGVPAATALGQQLGWRATFLVVTAIGLVAMAALARLVPGMPLDAHQGIGRELRALGDRQVVLGLLTAVFGFAGVFAVYSYLASMTTGAIGLGESSVTLVLALFGIGMTLGALAAGPLTDRALRPTLYGSLAALALVLAAFPFTVHVPWLALTTVVVLGAVGFLTTTPLQMLVMRKAKDAPTLASASNHSAFNLANAGGAWLGGAAIAAGWGWTSPAFVGAVLAVVGLAIAAVAGLLDRDSDGKGASRVIAGSPLAPEPISSSPRASGS; via the coding sequence ATGCCCTTGGCGCTCCTCGCCCTCGCCGTGTCCGCCTTCGGTATCGGAACCACCGAATTCGTGATGATGGGCCTGCTGCCCAACGTCGCGGAGGACCTGGGCACCTCCGTGCCCACCGCGGGCCATCTCGTCTCCGCCTACGCCATCGGCGTCGTCATCGGCGCGCCGCTGCTCACCGGCCTCGGCTCCCGCGTCCCGCGCAAGCGGATGCTGCTGCTCCTGATGGCGCTGTTCACCGTCGGCAACCTGGCCTCCGCCCTCGCGCCCGGCTTCGGCACCCTGCTCGCGGGACGCGTGCTCGCCGGACTTCCGCACGGCGCGTTCTTCGGCGTCGGCGCCGTCGTCGCGGCGCGCCTCGTACGGGAACACCGGCAGGCGCGTGCCGTCGCCACCATGTTCCTCGGACTCACCGTGGCCAACATCGTCGGCGTCCCCGCCGCGACCGCGCTCGGCCAGCAGCTCGGCTGGCGTGCGACGTTCCTCGTCGTGACCGCCATCGGCCTCGTCGCCATGGCCGCCCTGGCCCGCCTCGTGCCCGGCATGCCCCTCGACGCCCACCAGGGCATCGGCCGCGAACTGCGCGCACTCGGCGACCGGCAGGTGGTGCTCGGCCTGCTGACCGCCGTCTTCGGCTTCGCCGGAGTGTTCGCCGTGTACTCCTACCTCGCCTCGATGACGACCGGGGCGATCGGCCTGGGGGAGTCGTCCGTCACTCTCGTCCTCGCCCTGTTCGGCATCGGCATGACGCTCGGCGCGCTCGCCGCCGGCCCCCTCACCGACCGCGCGCTGCGGCCGACGCTCTACGGCTCCCTGGCCGCGCTCGCGCTGGTCCTGGCCGCCTTCCCGTTCACCGTCCACGTCCCGTGGCTCGCCCTGACGACCGTCGTCGTCCTCGGCGCGGTCGGCTTCCTGACCACCACGCCGCTGCAGATGCTGGTGATGCGCAAGGCCAAGGACGCCCCCACCCTCGCCTCCGCCTCGAACCACTCCGCCTTCAACCTCGCCAACGCCGGCGGCGCCTGGCTCGGCGGCGCGGCCATCGCGGCGGGCTGGGGCTGGACGTCCCCGGCGTTCGTCGGCGCGGTCCTCGCCGTCGTGGGCCTGGCGATCGCCGCCGTGGCCGGACTGCTCGACAGGGACAGCGACGGAAAGGGGGCCTCCCGCGTGATCGCGGGAAGCCCCCTCGCACCGGAGCCGATCAGTTCGTCGCCTCGCGCCAGCGGTTCGTGA
- a CDS encoding CBS domain-containing protein, with protein MTTAKDIMHPGARWIPSHETLDRAAQLMRDLNVGALPIADADERLCGILTDRDIVVGCVAMGHDPAKVTAGEMAKGTPRWIDAGADVAAVLREMQGHQIRRLPVIENKRLVGMISEADLAQHLSEDQIAGWAERVYAESGTERLKSAGAMT; from the coding sequence ATGACCACTGCGAAGGACATCATGCACCCGGGGGCCCGGTGGATCCCCTCGCACGAGACCCTCGACCGGGCGGCGCAGCTGATGCGGGACCTGAACGTCGGCGCCCTGCCGATCGCCGACGCCGACGAGCGGCTGTGCGGCATTCTCACCGACCGCGACATCGTCGTCGGCTGCGTCGCGATGGGCCATGACCCGGCCAAGGTCACGGCGGGCGAGATGGCCAAGGGCACCCCGCGCTGGATCGACGCCGGCGCGGACGTGGCGGCGGTGCTGCGGGAGATGCAGGGCCACCAGATCCGGCGGCTGCCGGTGATCGAGAACAAGCGGCTGGTCGGGATGATCAGCGAGGCGGATCTGGCGCAGCACCTGAGCGAGGACCAGATCGCCGGCTGGGCGGAGCGCGTCTACGCGGAGAGCGGCACGGAGCGCCTGAAGAGCGCCGGCGCCATGACCTGA
- a CDS encoding NAD+ synthase: MPQLRLALNQIDSTVGDLAGNAEAIVHWTRHAAEQGAHLVAFPEMVLTGYPVEDLALRSSFVEASRTTLRALAGRLDSEGFGELPVIVGYLDRSETGRPRFGQPAGSPRNAAAVLHRGEVALSFAKHHLPNYGVFDEFRYFVPGDTMPVIRVHGIDVALAICEDLWQDGGRVPAARSAKAGLLISINASPYEREKDDTRLELVRKRAQEAGCTTAYLAMIGGQDELVFDGDSIVVGADGEVVARAPQFAEGSVVLDLELPAAAAEAPEGVVDDGLRIDRVVLSDEPLPAYEAELTGGYADRLDDDEEVYSALVVGLRAYAAKNGFRSVLIGLSGGIDSALVAAIACDALGAQNVYGVSMPSKYSSDHSKGDAAELARRTGLNFRTVPIEPMFDAYMGSLGLTGLAEENLQSRLRGTMLMAISNQEGHIVLAPGNKSELAVGYSTLYGDSVGAYGPIKDVYKTTVFRLAKWRNRAAAERGQTPPIPEASITKPPSAELRPGQVDTDSLPDYDVLDRLLELYVDRDQGKDAIVAAGFDEALVTKTLRMVDMAEYKRRQYPPGTKISAKGFGKDRRLPITNRWREATN, translated from the coding sequence GTGCCTCAACTACGCCTCGCTCTGAATCAGATCGACTCGACCGTCGGTGACCTCGCCGGCAACGCCGAGGCGATCGTGCACTGGACCCGGCACGCCGCCGAGCAGGGGGCGCATCTCGTCGCCTTCCCCGAGATGGTGCTGACCGGCTACCCCGTCGAGGACCTCGCGCTGCGGTCGTCCTTCGTCGAAGCGTCCCGTACCACGCTGCGCGCGCTCGCCGGGCGCCTGGACTCCGAGGGGTTCGGCGAACTCCCGGTGATCGTCGGTTACCTGGACCGTTCGGAGACGGGCCGGCCCCGGTTCGGTCAGCCCGCCGGGTCTCCGCGTAACGCCGCCGCCGTGCTGCACCGCGGTGAGGTGGCGCTCAGCTTCGCCAAGCACCACCTTCCCAACTACGGCGTCTTCGACGAGTTCCGCTACTTCGTGCCGGGCGACACCATGCCCGTGATCCGGGTCCACGGCATCGACGTGGCGCTCGCGATCTGCGAGGACCTCTGGCAGGACGGCGGCCGGGTACCCGCCGCCCGCAGCGCGAAGGCCGGACTGCTGATCTCGATCAACGCCTCGCCGTACGAGCGCGAGAAGGACGACACCCGCCTCGAGCTGGTGCGCAAGCGCGCCCAGGAGGCCGGCTGCACCACGGCGTACCTGGCGATGATCGGCGGGCAGGACGAGCTGGTCTTCGACGGCGACTCGATCGTCGTCGGCGCGGACGGCGAAGTCGTCGCGCGAGCGCCGCAGTTCGCCGAGGGCAGCGTCGTACTGGATCTCGAGCTGCCCGCGGCGGCCGCCGAAGCGCCCGAGGGCGTCGTGGACGACGGGCTGCGCATCGACCGCGTCGTGCTGTCGGACGAGCCGCTGCCCGCGTACGAGGCCGAGCTGACGGGCGGTTACGCCGACCGGCTCGACGACGACGAGGAGGTGTACTCGGCGCTGGTGGTCGGTTTGCGCGCCTACGCCGCCAAGAACGGGTTCAGGTCCGTCCTGATCGGCCTGTCCGGAGGCATCGACTCCGCCCTTGTCGCCGCGATCGCCTGCGACGCGCTCGGCGCGCAGAACGTGTACGGCGTCTCCATGCCCTCGAAGTACAGCTCGGACCACTCCAAGGGTGACGCGGCCGAACTGGCGCGGCGGACGGGGCTGAACTTCCGCACCGTACCGATCGAGCCGATGTTCGACGCCTACATGGGGTCGCTGGGTCTCACCGGGCTCGCGGAGGAGAACCTCCAGTCGCGGCTGCGCGGCACGATGCTGATGGCGATCTCCAACCAGGAGGGCCACATCGTCCTCGCGCCGGGCAACAAGTCCGAGCTGGCGGTGGGGTACTCGACGCTCTACGGCGACTCGGTCGGCGCGTACGGGCCCATCAAGGACGTGTACAAGACGACCGTGTTCCGGCTCGCCAAGTGGCGCAACCGGGCCGCGGCGGAGCGGGGCCAGACCCCGCCGATCCCGGAGGCGTCGATCACCAAGCCGCCGAGCGCCGAGCTGCGCCCGGGGCAGGTGGACACCGACTCGCTGCCGGACTACGACGTGTTGGACCGGCTCCTCGAGCTGTACGTCGACCGCGACCAGGGCAAGGACGCGATCGTGGCGGCCGGCTTCGACGAGGCGCTGGTGACGAAGACGCTGCGGATGGTGGACATGGCGGAGTACAAGCGGCGCCAGTACCCGCCGGGCACCAAGATCTCGGCGAAGGGCTTCGGCAAGGACCGGCGGCTGCCGATCACGAACCGCTGGCGCGAGGCGACGAACTGA
- a CDS encoding DUF305 domain-containing protein: MTRTHWAAVTAVVLALLFAGAATVASAGSGGSAPADRTPTGASADAGFARDMSVHHQQAVEMSFVVRDRTKDEEVRRLAYDIANTQANQRGMMLGWLDLWGLPKVDADAEPMEWMAAGGSGHGAHGGGHRAEDGSLMPGMASRADLERLGRLSGKEAEVLYLQLMIIHHNGGIAMAKGCVEQCAVTVERDLAQGMVDAQASEVELMVDLLHRRGAEPRT, from the coding sequence ATGACGCGTACGCACTGGGCGGCCGTCACCGCGGTGGTCCTCGCGCTGCTCTTCGCCGGGGCGGCCACGGTCGCCTCCGCGGGGAGCGGCGGATCCGCCCCCGCGGACCGTACGCCGACGGGGGCGTCCGCGGACGCCGGTTTCGCCCGTGACATGTCCGTCCACCACCAGCAGGCGGTGGAGATGTCGTTCGTCGTCCGTGACCGGACGAAGGACGAGGAAGTGCGCAGGCTCGCGTACGACATCGCCAACACCCAGGCCAACCAGCGCGGCATGATGCTGGGCTGGCTGGACCTGTGGGGTCTGCCGAAGGTGGACGCGGACGCCGAGCCGATGGAGTGGATGGCCGCGGGGGGCTCCGGCCACGGCGCTCACGGCGGCGGTCACCGGGCCGAGGACGGTTCGCTGATGCCCGGCATGGCGAGCAGGGCGGACCTCGAGCGGCTGGGACGGCTCAGCGGCAAGGAGGCGGAGGTCCTCTACCTGCAGCTGATGATCATCCACCACAACGGCGGGATCGCCATGGCCAAGGGCTGCGTCGAGCAGTGCGCGGTCACGGTGGAGCGCGACCTCGCGCAGGGCATGGTGGACGCGCAGGCGTCGGAGGTCGAGCTGATGGTCGACCTGCTGCACCGCCGCGGCGCGGAGCCGCGCACCTGA
- a CDS encoding DUF3105 domain-containing protein, translated as MASRNTTNDRRARIEQMRRAEQSRERRNRVLTIGISAVVVAGLVGFGVFVLNKESEEKEQRVAEAKAPVKEEKSWDAKKLGRNHVETAVSYEMKPPVGGDHSQVWMNCNGDVYKEAIPEVNAVHSLEHGAVWVTYSDKAAKGDVDKLAEKVKKTPYTLMSPYKDQQGAIMLSAWGKQVTVDSADDKRVSQFFTKYVQGPQTPEPGAACTGGLSGK; from the coding sequence ATGGCTTCCCGTAACACCACCAACGACCGCCGGGCCCGGATAGAGCAGATGCGCCGGGCCGAGCAGTCCCGTGAGCGCCGCAACCGCGTCCTCACCATCGGCATCAGCGCCGTCGTCGTCGCCGGCCTCGTCGGCTTCGGTGTCTTCGTCCTCAACAAGGAGTCCGAGGAGAAGGAGCAGCGCGTGGCCGAGGCGAAGGCCCCGGTCAAGGAGGAGAAGTCCTGGGACGCGAAGAAGCTCGGCCGGAACCACGTCGAGACGGCCGTCTCCTACGAGATGAAGCCGCCGGTCGGCGGCGACCACAGCCAGGTGTGGATGAACTGCAACGGCGACGTCTACAAGGAGGCGATCCCCGAGGTCAACGCCGTCCACTCGCTGGAGCACGGCGCGGTGTGGGTGACGTACAGCGACAAGGCCGCCAAGGGTGACGTGGACAAGCTGGCCGAGAAGGTCAAGAAGACGCCGTACACGCTGATGAGCCCGTACAAGGACCAGCAGGGCGCGATCATGCTGAGCGCCTGGGGCAAGCAGGTGACCGTCGACTCCGCGGACGACAAGCGGGTCAGCCAGTTCTTCACCAAGTACGTGCAGGGCCCGCAGACGCCCGAGCCGGGCGCGGCCTGCACGGGCGGACTGAGCGGCAAGTGA